From Perognathus longimembris pacificus isolate PPM17 chromosome 22, ASM2315922v1, whole genome shotgun sequence, one genomic window encodes:
- the Spata9 gene encoding spermatogenesis-associated protein 9: MPIKPVGWICGQVLKNFSGRIEGFQKAIMDLIDEFKDEFPAILRLSKSNQTKETTQKSSQVNMALALAKINRGTLIQGLNRISRSSKSVARLLQPQLKHRLLELRGISHRLLREVNAPTQPLYNNVQVGRGSLFEIISFPAKAALTSIIYASYATLVYLAVCVNAVLEKAKNIFKEEESIRRNQENELCRKAFSEPVLPEPVFPAAEIKAKPYRSLPEKPDKVSNQPTLPDKGSNKIQVLHSVFDRSAEMNE; encoded by the exons ATGCCAATCAAACCTGTTGGGTGGATATGTGGGCAGGTGTTGAAGAACTTTTCTGGAAGAa ttGAGGGGTTCCAGAAAGCCATCATGGACCTCATAGATGAGTTTAAAGATGAATTTCCTGCCATCCTAAGATTATCGAAGTCTAACCAG ACGAAAGAAACTACACAGAAATCATCCCAAGTCAACATGGCTCTCGCATTAGCCAAGATCAACCGGGGAACGCTGATTCAAGGATTAAACAGGATATCGCGATCCTCCAAATCAGTGGCCAGACTTCTGCAGCCTCAGCTTAAGCACAGGCTTTTAGAACTAAGGGGCATATCTCACCGTCTGCTGCGAGAGGTCAATGCACCAACGCAACCCCTGTACAACAACGTGCAG GTCGGAAGGGGTTCTTTGTTTGAAATCATTTCATTTCCTGCCAAAGCTGCTTTAACTAGTATAATCTATGCTTCCTATGCAACACTAGTCTATTTG GCAGTCTGTGTTAATGCTGTGCTGGAGAAAGCAAAGAACATTTTCAAAGAAGAAGAATCTATAAGGCGAAACCAAGAAAATGAACTTTGTAGAAAAGCCTTTTCTGAACCTGTGCTTCCAGAGCCGGTGTTTCCTGCAGCCGAAATCAAAGCGAAACCTTACAGGTCACTGCCAGAGAAGCCAGACAAGGTTTCAAATCAACCCACACTTCCTGACAAGGGAAGCAATAAGATCCAGGTTTTACATTCAGTGTTTGACCGATCCGCCgaaatgaatgaataa